The Pelistega ratti genome window below encodes:
- a CDS encoding electron transfer flavoprotein-ubiquinone oxidoreductase, which translates to MSERESMDYDVVVVGAGPAGLATAIRIKQLAQENQQDISVCVLEKGSEVGAHILSGAVMDPRALTELIPDWKEKGAPLHTSVTEDAFLFLTENKAYKTPHSLLPDCFKNEGNYVVRLGHVVRWLGEQAEHLGVEIFPGFAATEIIYDENGAVKGIATGDMGVNRDGSYSAHYQQGMELHAKYTIFAEGSRGQLGRELIEKYHLDEGKDPQSYGIGIKEMWEIDPAQSKPGLVIHSAGWPLKSDTYGGAFLYHLEGNLVVVGMIVGLDYANPWLSPFEEFQRYKTHPSIKPYFEGGKRIAYGARAITAGGLLSLPKTVFPGGILVGCDAGFLNASRIKGSHAAIKSGQLAAEAIVEALKQNRSRDELLSFVETFQSSWLYEELNKARNFKQWFKKGLVVGTVMTGIEQKVFKGKMPWTIHRQKPDYACLQPAAQMPKIGYPKPDGVLTFDRLSSVFLSNTNHEENQPVHLTLKDPMIPVKVNLAVYAGPEQRYCPAGVYEFIKDEHGEDKLQINAQNCVHCKTCDIKDPSQNIIWIAPQGGEGPVYNGM; encoded by the coding sequence ATGTCAGAACGTGAATCAATGGATTATGATGTAGTGGTGGTTGGTGCAGGTCCTGCGGGTTTAGCGACTGCTATCCGAATTAAGCAGTTAGCACAAGAAAATCAGCAAGATATTTCTGTTTGTGTGCTTGAAAAAGGAAGTGAAGTAGGGGCTCATATTCTTTCTGGTGCTGTGATGGATCCGCGAGCATTGACTGAGCTTATTCCCGACTGGAAAGAAAAAGGTGCACCATTACATACTAGTGTAACAGAGGATGCTTTCTTATTTTTAACGGAAAATAAAGCGTATAAGACACCGCATAGTTTACTACCAGACTGTTTTAAAAATGAGGGTAATTATGTGGTGCGTCTTGGTCATGTGGTACGTTGGCTGGGAGAACAGGCAGAGCATTTAGGGGTAGAGATTTTTCCGGGGTTTGCTGCCACTGAAATTATCTATGATGAAAATGGTGCTGTCAAAGGGATTGCAACGGGTGATATGGGTGTAAATCGTGATGGTTCGTATTCTGCCCATTATCAACAAGGTATGGAGCTACACGCAAAATATACGATTTTTGCAGAAGGATCACGAGGTCAGTTAGGGCGAGAATTAATTGAGAAATATCATCTTGATGAAGGTAAAGATCCTCAAAGCTATGGTATTGGTATTAAGGAAATGTGGGAAATTGACCCTGCTCAATCAAAACCTGGTTTAGTTATCCATTCGGCAGGTTGGCCTTTAAAGAGTGATACTTACGGTGGTGCATTCTTATACCATTTAGAGGGGAATCTTGTCGTTGTTGGTATGATTGTTGGTTTGGATTATGCCAATCCTTGGTTATCTCCATTTGAAGAGTTTCAGCGCTATAAGACACACCCTAGTATTAAACCCTATTTTGAGGGGGGTAAGCGTATAGCCTATGGTGCGCGTGCAATCACAGCAGGAGGGTTATTATCGCTACCTAAAACGGTATTCCCCGGTGGTATTTTAGTAGGTTGTGATGCGGGTTTTCTTAATGCCTCTCGTATTAAAGGTAGCCACGCAGCAATTAAGAGTGGTCAGCTAGCAGCAGAGGCGATTGTTGAGGCATTAAAACAAAATCGTTCTCGAGATGAATTACTGTCATTTGTGGAGACTTTCCAATCGTCTTGGTTATATGAAGAACTTAATAAGGCACGTAATTTTAAACAATGGTTTAAAAAAGGGCTTGTGGTAGGTACAGTGATGACGGGTATTGAGCAAAAAGTCTTTAAGGGTAAAATGCCTTGGACAATTCACCGCCAGAAACCTGATTATGCCTGTTTACAGCCTGCTGCCCAAATGCCTAAGATTGGTTATCCGAAGCCAGATGGTGTATTAACGTTTGATCGATTAAGCTCAGTTTTTCTGTCTAATACTAATCATGAAGAGAATCAACCCGTGCATCTAACACTTAAAGATCCAATGATTCCTGTTAAAGTGAATTTAGCAGTATATGCAGGGCCTGAACAACGTTATTGTCCTGCGGGAGTGTATGAGTTTATTAAGGATGAACATGGTGAGGATAAGCTACAGATTAATGCACAAAACTGTGTTCATTGTAAAACCTGTGATATTAAAGACCCCTCTCAAAATATTATATGGATAGCTCCTCAGGGTGGAGAAGGGCCTGTGTATAATGGCATGTAG
- a CDS encoding aminopeptidase P family protein translates to MSSQLIQERLTQLRQLMKNHQVDAWIVPSADPHLSEYLPDYWQQRVWLSGFTGSVGTVIVTENFAGLWVDSRYWEQAKTQLQDTGIELMKSGEPDVLNMDDWLAQHLPKEARIGFNPFMMSLKQAEQLEEKLAPLSVSLFIDEDFIATLWQDRPTLPTQTVYVHDKTFVSQSRPEKLANVREMMRKEGADWHFISSLDDIAWLFNLRGSDVEYNPVFLAHALISQSYVVLFVPRGKISREIEAELAGDGVLVKDYVSAGLMLRNLPKEQSLWIDPDRVALALGVTSCEKVIRKVNSTRLLKAEKTPQDIAHIRQAMEQDGAALCEFFAWFEAALERGDTITELTIDEQICQARARQAHHISPSFATIAGFNANGAMPHYQATSENFAEIKGNGLLLIDSGGQYLNGTTDITRVVPVGEVSAEQKRDYTAVLKGMIALSRAVFPRDYPSALLDTLARTPLWQMGLDYGHGTGHGVGYFLNVHEGPQVIAHRAYRASHLEMKEGMVTSNEPGVYRAGKWGIRIENLVVTVAHQKTEFVDTLKFETLTLCPIDTRCIDKHLMTQEEIDWLNTYHAEVLARLKPLVKGDALDWLVRRTQAI, encoded by the coding sequence ATGTCGAGCCAACTTATTCAAGAACGATTAACCCAATTGCGTCAACTTATGAAGAATCATCAAGTTGATGCATGGATTGTACCTTCGGCAGATCCGCATTTATCAGAGTATTTACCAGACTATTGGCAACAACGTGTATGGTTGAGTGGATTTACAGGGTCAGTAGGAACAGTTATTGTTACAGAAAACTTTGCTGGATTATGGGTGGATAGTCGTTATTGGGAACAGGCTAAAACCCAGCTTCAGGATACGGGTATTGAGTTAATGAAATCGGGTGAGCCAGATGTATTGAATATGGATGATTGGCTTGCTCAGCACCTACCCAAGGAAGCACGTATAGGTTTTAACCCCTTTATGATGTCGTTAAAGCAGGCGGAGCAATTAGAAGAAAAATTAGCGCCATTATCAGTCAGTCTTTTTATAGATGAAGATTTTATCGCTACATTATGGCAAGACAGACCAACCTTACCAACACAGACAGTTTATGTTCATGATAAAACGTTTGTTAGCCAAAGTCGTCCAGAAAAATTAGCGAATGTGCGAGAAATGATGCGAAAAGAGGGAGCAGATTGGCATTTTATTTCTTCTTTAGATGATATTGCTTGGTTATTTAACTTACGTGGGTCTGATGTTGAATATAATCCTGTTTTTTTAGCCCATGCCTTAATTTCACAAAGCTATGTTGTACTCTTTGTACCGAGAGGGAAAATCAGCCGAGAGATTGAAGCAGAATTAGCGGGTGATGGTGTTTTAGTAAAAGACTATGTATCAGCAGGGTTAATGCTTAGAAATCTACCGAAAGAGCAATCGCTATGGATTGATCCTGATAGAGTAGCACTTGCTTTAGGGGTAACCTCGTGCGAGAAAGTGATTAGAAAGGTAAATTCAACCCGTTTGTTAAAAGCAGAAAAAACCCCTCAAGATATTGCCCATATTCGACAAGCAATGGAACAAGATGGGGCTGCATTATGTGAGTTCTTTGCGTGGTTTGAAGCAGCACTAGAGCGTGGTGACACCATAACAGAACTAACCATTGATGAGCAAATTTGTCAAGCACGCGCCCGTCAAGCACATCATATTAGTCCTAGTTTTGCCACCATTGCTGGGTTTAATGCAAATGGTGCTATGCCTCATTATCAAGCAACATCAGAAAATTTTGCTGAAATTAAAGGTAATGGCCTATTATTAATTGACTCAGGAGGTCAATACCTTAATGGTACAACCGATATTACGCGTGTTGTACCAGTCGGTGAAGTAAGTGCAGAGCAAAAACGAGATTATACTGCGGTATTAAAAGGAATGATTGCCTTATCAAGAGCTGTTTTCCCTCGTGATTATCCCTCTGCTTTATTAGATACGCTTGCGCGTACCCCGTTATGGCAGATGGGTTTAGATTATGGGCATGGAACAGGGCATGGTGTAGGGTATTTTTTAAATGTACATGAAGGCCCTCAAGTGATTGCACACCGTGCTTACCGTGCTTCTCATCTTGAGATGAAAGAGGGAATGGTTACTTCTAACGAACCCGGTGTTTATCGTGCAGGAAAATGGGGTATTCGTATTGAAAATCTTGTGGTAACGGTAGCACATCAGAAAACAGAGTTTGTTGATACCTTAAAATTTGAAACCTTAACCTTATGCCCTATTGATACACGTTGTATTGATAAGCATTTAATGACGCAAGAAGAAATTGATTGGTTGAATACTTATCATGCTGAAGTTTTAGCACGATTAAAACCTTTGGTTAAGGGTGATGCATTAGATTGGTTAGTGCGTAGAACGCAAGCTATCTAA
- a CDS encoding zinc ribbon domain-containing protein YjdM, giving the protein MMSYPNCPQCHSDLTYHDGMQLVCPECAYEWQEGEMLDTLDEGFVVKDANGTVLQDGDTVVLIKDLKVKGSSLVIKQGTKVKGIRLQEGDHNIACKIDGSGMDLKSEFVKKA; this is encoded by the coding sequence ATTATGTCATATCCAAATTGTCCACAATGTCATTCTGATCTTACTTACCATGATGGGATGCAATTAGTCTGTCCTGAATGTGCCTATGAATGGCAAGAAGGAGAGATGCTTGATACGCTTGATGAAGGGTTCGTGGTTAAAGATGCTAATGGTACCGTTCTTCAAGATGGAGATACGGTTGTTTTAATCAAAGATTTAAAGGTAAAAGGTAGCTCTTTGGTGATTAAACAAGGGACTAAAGTAAAAGGAATCCGTTTACAAGAGGGCGATCATAATATTGCGTGTAAGATTGACGGTAGCGGTATGGATTTGAAATCAGAATTTGTGAAAAAGGCTTGA
- the phoA gene encoding alkaline phosphatase: MTKTFNPIFALLGLSFGLMATTAHAEMPRVASGDILTIGGAKRLTQNNHDELAQLLTQHKAKNVILLIGDGMGDSEITIARNYAEGAAGAFKGLDVLPFSGQITTYAIDKKTKLIDHVTDSAASATAWNSGIKTYNGAIGVDVNGKAVPNLIEIAKELGKGTGNVTTSEIQDATPAALLAHVSQRKCYGPVATAERCPENALENGGLGSITEQYLVSPPDIVLGGGRKTFDEVSQGGDSKGQTLWQQAQQKGIHIVENTDALNALTPQTKFPILGLFAKGNLPVRWLGGQATIEGNKEQPIECQANPDRTADIPNLAQMTGKAIELLKENPNGFFLQVEGASIDKQNHKANPCGQMGETVDLDEAVQVALDFARKNGETLVIVTADHAHTSQLVPNKAKPAGLHQTLKAKDGSIMTISYGTSLEADEQTHTGSQLRIAAYGPKAYRFSGLLDQTDTFFIIKEALEGK, from the coding sequence ATGACTAAAACTTTCAATCCTATTTTTGCTTTATTAGGTCTTTCTTTTGGTTTAATGGCAACTACTGCTCATGCAGAGATGCCACGCGTAGCGAGTGGTGATATTCTAACTATCGGTGGTGCTAAACGTTTAACTCAAAATAATCATGATGAATTAGCACAACTATTAACGCAGCATAAAGCTAAGAATGTTATTCTGCTTATTGGTGATGGCATGGGTGACTCTGAAATTACCATTGCTCGTAATTATGCTGAAGGGGCTGCTGGTGCTTTTAAAGGGTTAGACGTACTTCCCTTTTCTGGCCAAATCACCACATATGCTATTGATAAAAAGACAAAACTTATTGATCATGTAACTGATTCTGCAGCTTCTGCTACTGCATGGAACTCAGGTATCAAAACTTACAATGGTGCAATTGGTGTTGATGTCAATGGTAAAGCTGTACCTAATTTAATTGAAATTGCCAAAGAATTAGGCAAAGGAACAGGAAACGTCACTACCTCTGAAATTCAAGATGCAACACCTGCTGCACTATTAGCTCACGTTAGCCAACGTAAATGTTATGGTCCTGTAGCAACTGCTGAACGTTGTCCAGAAAATGCTTTAGAAAACGGCGGTTTAGGCTCTATTACAGAGCAATACCTAGTTTCTCCTCCTGATATTGTGTTAGGTGGTGGACGCAAAACATTTGATGAAGTCAGCCAAGGTGGCGATTCAAAAGGTCAAACATTATGGCAACAAGCACAACAAAAGGGTATCCATATTGTTGAAAATACCGATGCACTTAACGCTTTAACACCACAAACTAAGTTCCCTATTCTAGGTTTATTTGCCAAAGGTAATCTACCTGTTCGTTGGTTAGGTGGTCAAGCCACTATCGAAGGCAATAAAGAGCAACCTATTGAATGTCAAGCAAATCCTGATCGCACAGCAGATATTCCAAACCTTGCACAAATGACAGGAAAAGCAATTGAACTTTTAAAAGAAAATCCAAATGGCTTCTTCTTACAAGTTGAAGGTGCTTCTATTGATAAACAAAATCATAAAGCCAATCCATGCGGTCAAATGGGTGAAACTGTTGATTTAGACGAAGCGGTTCAAGTCGCACTTGATTTTGCACGTAAAAATGGTGAAACTTTAGTTATTGTTACGGCTGACCATGCTCACACTAGTCAGCTTGTTCCTAATAAAGCAAAACCAGCTGGTTTACATCAAACACTCAAAGCAAAAGACGGTTCTATCATGACAATCAGTTATGGCACTAGTCTAGAAGCGGATGAGCAAACACATACAGGTAGCCAATTACGTATTGCTGCTTATGGTCCTAAAGCCTATCGCTTCTCTGGTTTACTTGATCAAACCGATACATTCTTTATTATCAAAGAAGCGTTAGAGGGGAAATAA
- a CDS encoding DUF423 domain-containing protein, with product MIRFAIIFAALSGLIAVALGAFGMHALKEVVSPERLSTWQTAVFYQFIHTIAIIGVIALSHHLSPLWKKSILLFILGILCFSGSLYTLVLADGIGKFALITPMGGLCFIFGWLCLALSALPIKSNT from the coding sequence ATGATACGTTTTGCGATTATTTTTGCGGCTCTCTCTGGTCTTATCGCTGTAGCATTGGGTGCATTTGGTATGCATGCACTTAAAGAAGTCGTATCTCCTGAAAGACTCTCTACTTGGCAAACGGCTGTATTTTATCAATTTATTCATACCATAGCGATTATTGGTGTTATCGCTCTTTCACATCATCTCAGCCCACTTTGGAAAAAAAGCATTCTCCTTTTTATATTGGGCATACTATGCTTTTCAGGTAGCCTTTATACGCTTGTACTTGCTGATGGTATTGGTAAATTTGCCCTTATTACACCTATGGGAGGACTATGTTTTATTTTTGGGTGGCTATGTTTAGCATTAAGTGCTTTACCAATAAAATCCAATACATAA
- a CDS encoding C40 family peptidase, which produces MRFISSLTQRLSVPARYFLIGSIITFPTIWSTSYAQNIDPIGQFLSATDTSDAQWSVQVSDPIGNLINQAKIDRLNKDASISVSDSSNSSTLAQAALNYVGVRYRFGGATPKGFDCSGLIYYTANKYMGIELPRTSASMAKVGESVTRDDLQPGDLVFFNTRGFRNSHVGIYLGDNKFLHAPRTGKPVQVEKIAGYWDKRFNGARRLTAKASSLAQH; this is translated from the coding sequence ATGCGCTTTATTTCTTCCTTAACCCAAAGGTTAAGTGTTCCTGCTCGATATTTTTTGATAGGGAGCATAATAACCTTTCCTACGATTTGGTCAACGAGCTATGCTCAAAATATAGATCCAATAGGACAGTTTTTATCTGCAACCGATACCTCTGATGCACAGTGGTCAGTTCAAGTTTCAGATCCTATTGGTAACTTAATCAATCAAGCAAAGATTGATCGTCTGAATAAAGATGCCTCTATTAGTGTATCTGATTCTTCAAATTCAAGCACTCTTGCTCAAGCAGCTTTAAATTACGTTGGTGTACGTTACCGTTTCGGTGGGGCTACGCCTAAAGGATTTGATTGTTCAGGTCTTATTTACTACACCGCCAATAAATATATGGGTATTGAGTTACCTCGTACCAGTGCTTCAATGGCAAAAGTAGGAGAATCCGTTACACGTGATGACTTACAGCCCGGTGATTTAGTCTTTTTTAACACTCGCGGTTTCCGTAATTCTCATGTCGGTATTTACTTAGGTGATAACAAATTTCTACACGCCCCTCGTACAGGTAAACCTGTTCAAGTCGAAAAGATTGCTGGTTACTGGGATAAGCGTTTTAACGGTGCTCGCCGTTTAACCGCTAAAGCATCTAGCCTAGCACAACATTAA
- the rpmG gene encoding 50S ribosomal protein L33, with product MAKGIREKIKLESTAGTGHFYTTTKNKRNTPDKMLIKKYDPVARKHVEYKETKLK from the coding sequence ATGGCAAAAGGTATTCGTGAAAAAATCAAACTAGAATCAACAGCTGGTACAGGTCACTTCTATACAACGACCAAAAACAAACGTAACACACCAGACAAAATGCTCATCAAAAAATACGACCCCGTTGCTCGTAAACACGTTGAGTACAAAGAAACTAAATTGAAATAA
- a CDS encoding DUF2325 domain-containing protein: MDLPLSMSAVVVGADRLGNLPDVLKAHNIKINKHITGRDPSHQKKNLSLPSGTQLLILLTDFLGHNVMKSFRSAAEKQNIPIVACKRSVCSMQQALEQCPHVCAQCPNRKK, from the coding sequence ATGGATTTACCTTTATCAATGAGTGCAGTAGTGGTGGGGGCTGACCGCTTAGGTAATTTACCTGATGTATTAAAAGCTCATAATATTAAGATTAATAAACATATTACGGGGAGAGACCCTTCTCATCAGAAGAAAAATTTATCTTTACCGAGTGGTACACAGTTATTAATTTTATTAACGGATTTTCTTGGGCATAATGTGATGAAGTCTTTTCGTTCTGCTGCTGAGAAACAAAATATCCCCATTGTGGCTTGTAAACGTTCTGTTTGTAGTATGCAACAAGCGTTAGAGCAATGCCCACATGTATGTGCACAATGTCCTAATCGTAAAAAATGA
- the rpmB gene encoding 50S ribosomal protein L28 — MAKVCQVTGKRPMTGNNVSHANNKTKRRFLPNLQTRRFWVESENRWVRLRISTNALRTIDKKGIDAVIAEMRANGQSV; from the coding sequence ATGGCAAAAGTATGCCAAGTAACCGGTAAACGCCCAATGACCGGTAATAATGTTTCTCATGCAAACAACAAAACTAAGCGTCGCTTCTTACCTAACCTACAAACTCGCCGTTTCTGGGTTGAAAGCGAAAACCGTTGGGTTCGTTTACGCATTTCTACTAATGCTTTACGCACCATTGATAAAAAAGGCATTGATGCAGTAATTGCTGAAATGCGTGCTAACGGTCAATCAGTTTAA
- a CDS encoding acyl-CoA dehydrogenase, translated as MRLYQNLKQFRKDKISKRLFSFFKTVQPAMSSTEKDAIEAGTVWWDADLFSGKPDWKRFQSFPKPQLTAEEKAFINNEVQQVCAMVDEWKATTIDYDLDSATWDYIKKNLFLGMIIPKEYGGLGFSAFAHAEVITQLSTRSSALAVTVMVPNSLGPAELLIHYGTQTQKEYYLPRLADGREIPAFALTSPWAGSDAAAIPDSGIICKGEWQGEEILGIKVTWDKRYITLAPICTLLGLAFRLYDPDGLLGDKKDIGITCALIPHDHPGVEIGRRHFPLNTVFMNGPTRGHDVFIPMDFVIGGVEMVGKGWRMLMECLAAGRSISLPSANVGISQLALRTVSAYARVRQQFNLSIGRFEGVEEILSRMAAQTYTGNAVRVMTAGAVDLGEKPSILSGIAKYHVTEMGRKVVNDGMDIIGGKGICLGPSNFLGRGYQQLPVGITVEGANILTRNLIIFGQGAIRCHPYILKEMQSAKETDKELALKHFDVNIWGHITHTFKNMGRSLLSSLIGSWWTSVPIQVDPATRHYYRYINRLSSLFAFMVDMSIAIYGGDLKKHEKISARLGDILSHLYLATATLKYHENQGRPTEDLPIVHKAVQEQLYLAQEALFRIYANLPNRLIGGILRIMGFMWGRVFTKPSDKLDRQIVEKLLQPSATRERLTANCFIPKAEKEPIALLEKALVIAIQCEPLDARIRQDNKNGIFKNDARANVRDIADIAFEYGRINEEEYQLLQERNRLRDAVIKVDDFPFDLTKPTAFMQFHS; from the coding sequence GTGCGCCTTTACCAGAATTTGAAACAGTTCCGTAAGGATAAAATTAGTAAGCGTTTATTTAGTTTTTTTAAAACCGTTCAACCTGCGATGTCATCAACTGAAAAAGATGCTATCGAAGCAGGCACAGTCTGGTGGGATGCGGATTTATTCAGTGGAAAACCCGACTGGAAACGCTTTCAATCCTTTCCTAAACCCCAACTAACAGCAGAAGAAAAAGCCTTTATCAACAATGAAGTACAGCAAGTATGTGCGATGGTTGATGAATGGAAAGCCACCACTATTGACTATGATTTAGATAGTGCTACATGGGACTATATTAAAAAGAATCTTTTCTTGGGGATGATTATTCCTAAGGAGTATGGTGGACTTGGTTTTTCTGCCTTTGCTCATGCGGAAGTTATCACACAATTATCAACTCGTAGCTCGGCACTAGCTGTTACTGTTATGGTACCTAATTCACTAGGCCCTGCTGAACTACTGATTCATTATGGTACTCAAACACAAAAAGAGTATTATCTTCCTCGTTTAGCCGATGGACGAGAAATTCCTGCCTTCGCACTCACAAGTCCATGGGCAGGCTCTGATGCCGCAGCCATTCCAGACTCAGGGATTATCTGCAAAGGAGAATGGCAAGGGGAAGAAATCCTCGGTATTAAAGTCACTTGGGACAAACGCTATATTACCCTTGCTCCTATCTGCACCCTTTTAGGCTTAGCATTTCGCCTCTATGACCCTGATGGTTTACTAGGCGACAAAAAAGATATCGGTATTACTTGTGCCTTAATCCCTCACGATCACCCGGGTGTTGAAATTGGTCGGCGACATTTCCCACTAAATACCGTCTTTATGAACGGCCCTACTCGTGGTCATGACGTTTTTATCCCCATGGATTTTGTGATTGGTGGTGTAGAGATGGTTGGTAAGGGTTGGCGAATGCTGATGGAATGCTTAGCCGCAGGACGCTCTATCTCACTACCCTCTGCTAATGTAGGTATTAGTCAACTTGCCCTCCGTACCGTAAGTGCCTATGCAAGAGTACGTCAACAATTTAATTTAAGTATTGGCCGCTTTGAAGGGGTAGAAGAAATTCTCTCTCGTATGGCAGCCCAAACTTATACGGGGAATGCCGTACGTGTTATGACAGCAGGAGCAGTCGATTTGGGTGAAAAACCCTCTATCCTATCGGGTATTGCCAAATACCATGTTACCGAAATGGGTCGAAAAGTCGTTAATGATGGGATGGATATTATTGGCGGAAAAGGCATTTGCTTAGGCCCTTCAAACTTCCTAGGTAGAGGCTATCAACAACTTCCTGTCGGCATTACGGTAGAGGGGGCGAATATCCTGACACGCAATCTTATCATCTTTGGACAAGGGGCTATCCGTTGTCACCCCTATATTCTGAAAGAAATGCAATCGGCAAAAGAAACCGATAAGGAATTAGCACTCAAACATTTTGATGTTAATATATGGGGACATATTACGCATACCTTTAAAAATATGGGACGTAGCCTCTTATCCAGTCTTATTGGGTCATGGTGGACATCAGTACCCATTCAGGTAGATCCTGCCACACGTCATTATTACCGATATATCAACCGACTTTCTAGTCTATTTGCCTTTATGGTCGATATGTCTATTGCAATATATGGTGGGGATCTCAAAAAACATGAAAAAATTTCTGCTCGTTTAGGCGATATTCTTTCTCATTTATATTTAGCAACCGCCACTCTAAAATATCATGAGAATCAAGGACGTCCTACAGAAGATTTACCCATTGTTCACAAAGCAGTACAAGAGCAGTTATACCTTGCACAAGAAGCATTATTTCGTATTTATGCTAATCTTCCAAACCGTTTAATTGGCGGTATCTTGCGCATAATGGGTTTTATGTGGGGACGTGTTTTTACCAAACCATCTGATAAACTAGACCGCCAGATTGTTGAAAAATTACTGCAACCTAGTGCCACAAGAGAGCGTCTTACTGCTAATTGCTTTATCCCTAAGGCAGAAAAAGAACCTATTGCCTTACTGGAAAAAGCCTTAGTTATCGCTATTCAATGTGAACCATTAGATGCACGTATCCGTCAAGATAACAAAAACGGCATCTTTAAAAATGATGCTCGTGCTAATGTTCGCGATATAGCAGATATCGCTTTTGAGTATGGTCGTATTAATGAAGAAGAGTATCAACTACTTCAAGAACGTAACCGTTTACGAGATGCTGTTATTAAAGTAGATGATTTCCCCTTTGATTTAACCAAACCTACTGCTTTTATGCAATTTCATTCATAA
- a CDS encoding TetR/AcrR family transcriptional regulator: MTKLRKADITKQAILDTAERLFVEKGYEGTSMRDITQTAQVNLAAINYHFGSKDQLIIAVMKRRLGAINNERLRLLDALEAESARTGHLIKPSQLVNAFFGSLLEHAGDEHHDGGIFLRLLEQTMVNPSSFISAIVAKENALVFKRYKQAFFNALPSVPEEEIIWRFQFMLGATSYAISGIQALLEAAEHSPNSTKLYDHYDNKLKPRLLSFILGGLRAPLPEFETVP; this comes from the coding sequence ATGACTAAACTACGTAAAGCAGATATCACGAAACAAGCCATTCTAGACACAGCAGAGCGCTTATTTGTCGAAAAAGGGTATGAGGGGACATCAATGCGTGATATTACACAAACTGCACAAGTTAATCTTGCCGCAATCAATTACCACTTTGGCAGTAAAGATCAACTGATTATTGCAGTAATGAAACGTCGTTTAGGCGCGATTAACAATGAACGATTACGTTTGTTAGATGCATTAGAGGCAGAATCTGCACGAACAGGGCACTTAATTAAGCCCTCTCAGCTCGTCAATGCCTTTTTTGGGTCATTACTTGAGCATGCTGGTGATGAACACCATGATGGCGGTATTTTTTTACGTCTTCTTGAACAAACGATGGTAAACCCCAGCAGCTTTATTAGCGCTATTGTGGCAAAAGAAAATGCATTAGTATTTAAACGCTATAAACAAGCCTTTTTTAATGCCCTCCCAAGCGTACCCGAAGAAGAAATCATTTGGCGATTCCAATTTATGTTGGGCGCAACCTCTTATGCTATCTCAGGCATTCAAGCATTATTAGAAGCGGCTGAACACAGCCCCAATTCCACCAAATTATATGATCATTACGACAACAAACTAAAACCACGTTTGTTAAGTTTTATTTTAGGAGGTTTACGTGCGCCTTTACCAGAATTTGAAACAGTTCCGTAA
- the lysM gene encoding peptidoglycan-binding protein LysM has translation MGLFDFAADIGRKLFSKEEEASKAVTEHVAEDNPGVENVQVTVENGEAKITGVATTASALEKAVLMVGNVMGVTHVNADAVVVANGEKVAGDEEFYIIQKGDTLWKIAEKAYGNGAKYKAIVEANKEVIKDENKIFPGQKIRIPKGL, from the coding sequence ATGGGTTTATTTGATTTTGCTGCTGACATTGGTCGTAAATTATTTAGCAAAGAAGAGGAAGCCTCTAAAGCAGTAACAGAACATGTGGCTGAAGATAATCCAGGGGTTGAAAATGTTCAAGTAACCGTTGAGAATGGTGAAGCGAAGATTACGGGTGTTGCAACCACAGCGAGTGCGCTTGAAAAGGCGGTACTGATGGTCGGTAATGTAATGGGTGTTACACATGTTAATGCAGATGCTGTCGTTGTTGCCAATGGTGAAAAAGTAGCTGGTGATGAAGAATTCTATATCATTCAAAAAGGTGATACACTTTGGAAAATTGCTGAAAAAGCATATGGTAATGGTGCAAAATATAAAGCGATTGTAGAAGCGAATAAAGAAGTGATTAAAGATGAAAATAAAATTTTCCCTGGTCAGAAAATTCGTATTCCTAAAGGTTTATAA